The sequence GTTTTGGTAACCTTGAGGGTGCCGTTGTCGAGCACTAGCCAGGCCCAGCCACTGCCAAACTGAGTGGCTCCAGCATTTTTGAAGGCTTCGACAAATTGATCAAAGCTGCCAAAGTCAGCATCAATTTTGCTGGCCAGATCGCCGGAGGGGGTACCGCCACCACCGGGCTTCATCGAGTTCCAGTAGAAGGTGTGGTTCCAGGCCTGGGCACCGTTGTTGAACAAGCCCTGCTGAGAACTGTCCCCAGCGATCGCTTTGATCACATCCTCAATGGGTTTGCTGTCGTGATCGGTGCCTTTGACCGCATCGTTGTACTTGCTGACGTAGGCGGCGTGGTGCTTGTCGTGGTGAAACTCTAGGGTGCTTTTAGAAACATAAGGTTCTAAGGCGTCGTAGGCGTACGGCAAAGGGGGAAGTTCATAGGCCATGGGTTGGGGCTCCTGAGATAAACGCCAAAGGCATCATAAAGGGCGGTCTATGCTAAAAACTATCCCCCTGGGGTGGAGGGGGATACGCATAAAGACTGCTTTGGCGTTATCTAAAGAGAGAGATTTAACCCGCCCCTCAGCTCTCAATGGCGACGAGCTCAATGTCAAAAATCAGGGTTTCTCCGGCTAGCGGGTGGTTGGCATCAAGGGTGACTTCGGCTTCAGATACCTCGGTGACCATGACCGGTACCGCCTGCCCTTGGGGGCCTTGTAGCTGGAGTTGCTGACCAACATCCAGCGGAATATCGGCGGGAATGTGGTGGCGCTCGACCACCATGACCATGTCGGGCTGATGGGGACCGTAGGCGTTTTCGGCAGCAATGATCTCGGTTTTGGCATCGCCGGGGGTCATACCCACGACCGCTGCCTCAAACCCGGGAATTACCTCGCCGTTGCCAATGGCAAACTGTAGCGGGTCGCGATCGCGCGATGAGTCAAACACAGTACCGTCTTCAAGCCTGCCAGTGTAGTGAATCGAAACGCTGTCGCCTGTTTTAGCTGGGGTCATAAAACTATCCTTGCAATGAATGGGGCTTTTCTATAGGTCACGGTCTTTCCCATTCACGCTAGCGGGCATTTTGCCGCACCCTGGTAATACTAGAGATTTTCCTAAGGTTTCAGGTTAGGCCACCTGCAACGCCTAACCCTACCCACCGTCACTTGCCACGGCTGAATCCCTTGATATGCTTTAGGAGTGGGCCAGGCCCATTGTCTTTCAGCCTGTAACAGTTCACTATGGGGCCATCTAACCCAGTGTCTGACCTAGCTACCCCCAATATTTGGCTGGCCGAATTTCAGGCCATTTTGCAAGGGGCGGTCGGGGGCTTCTTGTTTGGCATTCCGCTGCTGTATACCGTTGAGGTGTGGTCGATTGGCTCGTCTACCAACCCGCGCTGGCTCTTGGTGGTGCTGGCCACTACGCTGCTGGGGGTAGGACTATTGACCCAAGTTGAAGGGTTTCGCCAGACCCTGAGCCTGCACCCTCTAGAGGCTCTGCTCGAAAGCATTGAGGCCGTCAGCATTGGGGTGGTCTGCGCCTATCTAGCTCTGGTGCTGCTGCGCCGCATTACGCTCGATACGCCCCTCTCCGAGGCCCTAGGCAAGGTGGTGTTTGAGACGGTGCCCTTTGCGCTGGGGGTGGCCCTGGCCCGCTCCACTCTCCAGGGCAATCGAGGACGCGATCGCCGCATCACCGCCCCCTTCACCCGGCGGTTGGCCTCTCCTACCCTCGCTAACCTGCGCGACGCCCTGGTCGATTTTGACGCTGCGCTAATTGGCGCGGTGCTGATTGCCTTTAGCATTGCCCCCACCGAAGAAGTGCCCCTGCTGGCGTCATCGCTGCCGCCCCTGTGGCTGCTGCTGATCATGACGGCTTCTTTAGGGCTCTCCTACGCCATTGTGTTTGCCTCGGGCTTTACCGATCGCACCGAACGACGGCAGCGGGGGCTGCTGTTTAGCCCGATCACCGAAACCCTGGTAGCTTATCTAGTAGCGTTACTGGCCTCGGTGGTGATGCTGGTGCTGTTTCAGCAGCTTAACCCCAGCGACCCCTGGTCAGAATGGCTGAGCGATGTGTTAGTTTTGGGCCTGCCTGCCTCCATTGGTGGGGCCGCAGGGCGTATTCTAATTTAATGAATTTGCCCAACTCCTCTACAAGCACGACTCCGTCCGATGGGGCGCAGACCCGCTTTGGCCAGCGTTCTGCCGCCGAGTGGGTGACCTTTGTGGTGGCCACGGTCATTCTGCTGGCCCTGGTGGGCCTAATTTTGTTTGACTGGCAGACTAACCAAAACCGCCCGCCCGCCTTTGCCGTAGCGGTGTCGGAGGCAGTGCGCGTGACCGATGGCCGCTACTACGTGCCCTTTGCCATTACCAACACCGGGGGGCGCATTGCCCGCATGGTGCAGGTAACAGCCGAACTCGCGATCGAGGGCGTTGATGAGGAAACTGGCGAACAGCAGATCGATTTTCTCTCGGGCCACGAAACTAAGGCCGGCAGCTTTGTGTTTTCCCATAATCCCCAGGGGGGGGATTTGATGGTGCGGGTAGCGAGCTACCGGCTACCCTAGAAGCGTTGAGGATGGGGCGCAAAATAATGGCATCCCTGGAGACCAATAAGGGGGATGCATGCTCGGCTACGTCTTGATTTTGCTGGCAACAGTGTGTTTTGGAGCCCAAAACCTGATCACCCGCGTTCTGTTTATTCCGTCCAATTTGCTGGGCGTGGTGGAGACGGGCGGCTTTGTGGAACCCACCCTGCCCAACTCGTTTTTGCTGATGTTTATGCGCATGATGGTGGGGGTGCCGCTGATGGCGCTGCTGCTGCCGCCAGTGTATCCCCAACTGTGGGCCGACCTCCGGCGGTTGGGCTCACCGAGCTACCGCCGTGAACTCTACTTGGCTTTGGTGGGCGGCGTGCTGATGTTTTCATACCTAGCGCTGCTTTATGTGGCGGTGGGGCGCATTGCGGCGGGGATTGCGCTGACGCTATTTTTCACCTTTCCGGTGTACACCGCGCTGATGGACTGGTATTGGTTTGGTCGCCGCCCCAGTCCTAGCCGCTGGGGAATTTTGGCGCTGATCTTGGTGGGCAGTGCGCTGACGATTCCGATGACGGGGGCGGCGATCGAAAGCTGGGTGGGGGTGACCTTTGGCCTGGCTTCGGGGGTGGTCTATGCGTTTTACACTGTGGCAGCCCAAAAAGCCTTTGAGACCTTTCATCCGGTGCCGTTTACCGGCATTAGTTTTGCGGTGACACTGGTGCTGTCGGCGGTTAGCCTGCTGCTGTGGCCGGGAGACTTGAACGGTCTGCTGTGGCCAGCGCTGTGGGTGGGTGGGCTGCTGTCTGCGATCGCAACGCTCACGGGCCACGTGCTCAACAACCTCGGCATTCGCGTGGTAGGGGCCACTGCCGCCTCTATGCTCGGGGCTGCTAATCCGGCCCTCACCGCCGTCCTCGCTTGGGGTGTGCTGCAAGAGGAGCTTTCTCTGGTGCAGGGGCTAGGCGTGCTGCTGGTCACGGTCAGCGTAGGCCTACTCAGCCTGACCAAGCCGTCCTGATCAACCGGTTCTAAAACAATCTTGCCGTAGGTTCTCCCAGCCTATTCCTCGAACTAAACGATCTCCTGTACAGGGACAGGGCTAACCACAGGAACAACCTTCGCAGAGGGGCAGAGATCGGCTAGGTCACACATACCGCATTTTGGGTTGCGGGCATTGCACACGGCCCTCCCGTGGTACACCAGCCGAATCGACCAGTTTTCCCAGTCGGGCTGGGGCAGCAGCTTCATCAGGTCGCGCTCAATTTTGACCGGGTCGGCGTATTGGGTCAGCCCCAGCAGGTTGGTGATCCGCTTGACGTGGGTGTCGACGGTGACCCCAGCGTTGATGCCAAAGCCGTGGGCCAGCACCACATTGGCGGTTTTGCGGGCAATCCCCGGCAGGCTAACCAGGTGCTCCATGCGGCGGGGCACTTCGCCACCAAACTCAGTGATAATTTTTTGACAGGCGGCGCGGATATTCTTAGCTTTGTTGCGGTAAAACCCGGTAGATTTGACCAAGCGCTCCAGGTCGTTTAAGTCGGCCTCGGCGAAGGCGTAAACATCGGGGTAGGCGGCAAACAGGGCTGGCGTGACCAAATTCACCCGCTCGTCGGTGCACTGGGCCGCTAGCATGGTGGCGATCATCAGCTGCAACGGATTCTCAAAATCGAGGGAGCAGGGGGCGTCGGGGTAGAGCCGCTTGAGGCGAATGAGGATTTCGATCGCCCGCTGTTTTTTGGAGGCTCGCCGCTGGTTGGGCATGGAGGGGTTGGGGTGGGAGGGTGGATGGGTAGGGGGTGGATGGGCGTTCCCTGGGTTCATCTGGAGCGATCAGCCAAAACCCTGATTGCTCCAAGGTGCATGGGTTAGCGCAGGTTCTGGAAAAATTCGAGCTGGGTGGTGTCGCGGACGATGAGGAACACGCCTAGACCCAAAAGCAGCACCAAGCCGGTTTGCATGACGTTTTCTTGAATGCGATCGGGCAGAGGCTTGCCGCCGCGCAGGGCCTCAATGGCCAAAAACGCCAGCTGACCGCCATCTAGAGCAGGCAGGGGCAGAATGTTGATGATCGCCAGGTTGATGCTGATGATGGCGGTAAAGGGAAACAACATGGCAGCACTAGACTTAGCCAGCCCGGCTCCCTGCTCGACGATCTTGACCGGCCCGGCCACCTGGCTGGCCATCTCGCCAAAGTTAGTGATGAGCATGACAAAGCCCCGCACGGTACGCACCAGGGTGTCTTGAAACTGCTGGGCCGCCAGGGTAAACACTTCGATCGGGTTGCTGGGGCGACGGTAGCCAAAGTCGCCGTTGGGCTGAAGCTGCACACCAATCACCGCTGAACCGTCGGCTCCAATTTCGGGGGTGACCGAGACTTCTAGCTCTCGGGTACCGCGCTGCACGGTGAGATCTACGGGTTGGTTAGGGCTATCTTTGATCAGTTGAATAAACGATGGAATGCTTTCTTCGCCAGCGCCTAGGGGTTCGCCGTTGGCGGCAATCAAAATGTCGCCCGAGCGAATGCCCGCCTGACCTGCCGGAGAACTCTCTGAGATCACCTGGGGCACGAGGATGCCGGGTTGGGGGTTGAAGGTTTCGGGAATGCCGACGGCGGTGAACTGGGCGACAAACACCAGGTAGGCAAACACCAGGTTGGCAATTACCCCAGCGCTGATCACAATGGCGCGATCGAGAATGGGGCGATTTTTGAGCAGGTTGGGGTCGTTGGTGGGAATGTCGCTGTCGGGGTCGTCGTCGGGGAAGCCGACAAAGCCCCCTAGGGGAATGGCCCGCAGGGAGTATTCGGTTTCAGCTCCCTGGAATTTCCACAAAATGGGGCCAAAACCAATGGCAAACCGATTGACGTGAATGCCCTGTAGCCGAGCAGCCATGAAATGCCCGGCCTCGTGGACGGCTACCAGCAGGGCAATGACCGCGATCGCAGCTAAAACCGACATAGACAAACCCGATAGGTTAAGAACAGTCTCCCCATTCTAGCGTTGCTTATTCCCCTACCCTAGATTCAAGCCTTGTCCTAGGGGTGCGGCTATCCGCCCAACTGTACGCCGCTCGAGATAAATTGGGCCGTCCACACGCCTAAATCTGGATCGGGCAGGGCCGCTCGCAGACTGGCGGCCAGCGACTCAGCTTCAGCCTCAGATTCGGCTAGGGTAAAGACTGAGGGGCCTGAGCCCGACATCAGCGTGCCCAAACCGCCTAGTTCTGCCATGGTGGCCTTGAGGGCAGCGGTTTTAGGATGGGCGGGCAGCACAATTTTCTCAAAGTCATTGCAGAGGTGTTGAGCCAGGGCATGGGCATTGCGATGGGCTACTGCCCCCACCATCTCGCCCGATCGCACCTGAGACTGCCGCGCTTGCCAACTTTGGGTATCGGCTAAATAGGTATCGCCGTATTCAGCCCGGTAGGTGTTGTAGGCCCAGGGGGTCGAGACAAACTCCGACTCATACTTAGCTAGCACGAGATGCAGCCCATCAATGCCGGGCAGGGGATCTAGCTGTTCGCCCCGTCCGGTGGCGATCGCGGTGCCCCCCGACACGCAAAAGGGCACATCAGACCCTAGCTCTGCCCCCAGGGTTTGCAGTTCGGCCTGGGTCAGTCCCAGGTTCCAGAGCAAATCGAGCCCCACCAGCACGGCGGCGGCATTAGATGATCCCCCGGCCAGACCTGCCCCCACCGGAATGTGCTTGTCAATGGTGATTTCGACCCCGCCTAGCTTGGCCATTACCCCAGGGAACCGCTCGACTACCAGGGCGGCGGCTTTGTAGGCTAGGTTAGTTTTATCGGCGGGCACGAGAGGATGGTCGCAGCGCACTCGAATTTCGTCAACACCAAGACTGCGAATGGTGATGCGATCGCACAGACTGACGCTCTGCATCACCATGATCAGCTCGTGAAAGCCATCGGGGCGGTGACCCACAATTTCGAGGTAGAGGTTAATTTTGGCGGCGGCCAGCAGGGAATAGAGACGCATCTAGCGATCCTTCGTGAATGTGTGAGTATCCATAGGGCAGGCGTCTCGCCTGCTTGGTTCCCGTGGGTTCCACAGTCGTAGGGTGGGCACTGCCCACCAGCTCTAAATCAGCGCTCTTTAACCTGATGATGACGACTGCTTCAGGATTGTATTACTCAGCGCTACCCACTGCTCAACACTGAGGTCTTCGGCGCGGGCGGTTGGTTCGATTGCCAGACTGGTCATGATCGCTTCTAGATCGTCGCGATCGATCGCCCCCTTGAGGTTATTGCGCAGCATTTTGCGCTTGCTGCCAAAACCCAGCTTGACTAAGCGGTCAAACCCAGCCAGGTCATCGGATGGTGTCACGGGCGGGCGGGGGGTGAGTTTTACCACCGCCGAGTCTACCTGGGGCGGCGGCTGAAAGGCACGGGCGGGCACCGGGCACACCAGCTCACAGTCGGCCAAATACTGTACCCGCACCGATAGCGCCCCAAAGGCTTTGCGGCCAGGGCGAGCATAGAGCCGCTCGGCTACCTCCTTCTGAACCAGCAGCACGATCGCGTCGTAGGGCACCGGGTTGGGCTCCGCCAGGGTGCCCAGCAGTTTCTCTAAAATTGGCCCGGTGATGTAGTAGGGAATGTTGGCGACAACTTTGTTGGGCACGCCATAGTTGAAGTACTTATCTTGAGAGGCGGCGGCGATATCTAGCTCTAGAATGTCGCTGGGCACCAGCCGAAAGTTGTCGTGCTTGGCGAACTGGTGGTTGAGTTTGCGAATCAAATCGCGATCGATCTCCACGGCAACCACGGCGTTGGCTAGGGGAAGCAGCCAGCGGGTCAGCGCTCCGGTGCCAGGGCCAATCTCGAGCACCGTGTCTTGGCGGGTGACAGCGGCGGCCTCCAGCATACGGTGGAGCACCTTTTCGTCGGTGAGCCAGTGCTGGCCAAAGCGCTTACGAGGTCGTTGGGAAAACATGGCTTCGAGTTTGCGGTTAGCTGTGGCTGAAACAGGTCGACTAATCCAACGGCTAAACCTGACATCTCGATGATGTCGCCAGGTATAGCCAAAGCCAAACAGATGAGAATACGTCCAAGAGAACGCTGTTTAAGGAGATTTCTAGAACAGAAGATCCCCACTTAATCCGACGACTGTAGCTACCGTAGGGTGGGCACTGCCCACCATTGGGGAGAAAGTTTTCCAAAAATCGTCTAAGTTTGGAGCCCCATCCTAGAGCCTCGGCGATAATGCGACCTTTGAGCACTGGGGCGGATTGTCGGATGGGTTGCAGCCGCTAACTGCCCGATGGTTTTTCTCCGCCCCAGTCTCCTGACGTCAAGGGCAGTTGCCTCTACTCAGAGGCAGTCCTACGAGTCAGACGGTTCTCCAGCTTCAGGGGCAACCGCTACGGTTTCGGTAATAGTCTCGGCCTCGGCTTCGGCTGCTTTTTTGCGCTCTTCACGCTTTTTGCGATCGGCAGCTAGCATGTCTTTCATGACTTCTTGCGCCTGGGCAAACTTCTCTAGGTTGCTGCGGTAGAGTTCAATGTCTTTTTGCAGCTTTTCAGTAGACATATTGAGCTTTTCGCCCAATTCTTTAAACAGCGCTTCGACAGATTCTTTATCTTTGAGCGCATCGGCAGAGGCGGCAGCTTCGACCAGGGTGTACAACCCAATGCCAAAGGGGCGACTGTACTTAAACTTGTCTTGGTTAGCCACTTTGGCCAGAATGCCGCGCAGACCCTCGCCGCCCTCCCCCAGGTTGTCAAATTGACCTTTGAGGTCATCTAAGGACATGCCATTAACACCAGCTTTGACCGCTTCGGCATCGCCGCGATAGTGCTCTGGAGTGCTGTTGATGGAGCGACACAGGGCGTTGAAGATCGAGCTTGTGTCGTTCTCGGGCAGGTAGCCCGTCATGAAGCGATCGAAGGTGGTGACAATGCCCAAGGCGTAGATCGGATCGTAGGCAAAGTCAACGTTGACAGAGAGCAGATGCATTTCTACCATCAGCTCGTCTACCACGCGCCGGTAAATGGAATT is a genomic window of Nodosilinea sp. E11 containing:
- a CDS encoding superoxide dismutase yields the protein MAYELPPLPYAYDALEPYVSKSTLEFHHDKHHAAYVSKYNDAVKGTDHDSKPIEDVIKAIAGDSSQQGLFNNGAQAWNHTFYWNSMKPGGGGTPSGDLASKIDADFGSFDQFVEAFKNAGATQFGSGWAWLVLDNGTLKVTKTLNADNPLTAGQVPLLTMDVWEHAYYLDYQNKRPDYIDTFLKNVVNWDFVASNLAAA
- a CDS encoding peptidylprolyl isomerase, which gives rise to MTPAKTGDSVSIHYTGRLEDGTVFDSSRDRDPLQFAIGNGEVIPGFEAAVVGMTPGDAKTEIIAAENAYGPHQPDMVMVVERHHIPADIPLDVGQQLQLQGPQGQAVPVMVTEVSEAEVTLDANHPLAGETLIFDIELVAIES
- a CDS encoding TIGR02587 family membrane protein, with protein sequence MGPSNPVSDLATPNIWLAEFQAILQGAVGGFLFGIPLLYTVEVWSIGSSTNPRWLLVVLATTLLGVGLLTQVEGFRQTLSLHPLEALLESIEAVSIGVVCAYLALVLLRRITLDTPLSEALGKVVFETVPFALGVALARSTLQGNRGRDRRITAPFTRRLASPTLANLRDALVDFDAALIGAVLIAFSIAPTEEVPLLASSLPPLWLLLIMTASLGLSYAIVFASGFTDRTERRQRGLLFSPITETLVAYLVALLASVVMLVLFQQLNPSDPWSEWLSDVLVLGLPASIGGAAGRILI
- a CDS encoding TIGR02588 family protein; translated protein: MNLPNSSTSTTPSDGAQTRFGQRSAAEWVTFVVATVILLALVGLILFDWQTNQNRPPAFAVAVSEAVRVTDGRYYVPFAITNTGGRIARMVQVTAELAIEGVDEETGEQQIDFLSGHETKAGSFVFSHNPQGGDLMVRVASYRLP
- a CDS encoding DMT family transporter, with amino-acid sequence MLGYVLILLATVCFGAQNLITRVLFIPSNLLGVVETGGFVEPTLPNSFLLMFMRMMVGVPLMALLLPPVYPQLWADLRRLGSPSYRRELYLALVGGVLMFSYLALLYVAVGRIAAGIALTLFFTFPVYTALMDWYWFGRRPSPSRWGILALILVGSALTIPMTGAAIESWVGVTFGLASGVVYAFYTVAAQKAFETFHPVPFTGISFAVTLVLSAVSLLLWPGDLNGLLWPALWVGGLLSAIATLTGHVLNNLGIRVVGATAASMLGAANPALTAVLAWGVLQEELSLVQGLGVLLVTVSVGLLSLTKPS
- the nth gene encoding endonuclease III; the protein is MPNQRRASKKQRAIEILIRLKRLYPDAPCSLDFENPLQLMIATMLAAQCTDERVNLVTPALFAAYPDVYAFAEADLNDLERLVKSTGFYRNKAKNIRAACQKIITEFGGEVPRRMEHLVSLPGIARKTANVVLAHGFGINAGVTVDTHVKRITNLLGLTQYADPVKIERDLMKLLPQPDWENWSIRLVYHGRAVCNARNPKCGMCDLADLCPSAKVVPVVSPVPVQEIV
- the rseP gene encoding RIP metalloprotease RseP; the protein is MSVLAAIAVIALLVAVHEAGHFMAARLQGIHVNRFAIGFGPILWKFQGAETEYSLRAIPLGGFVGFPDDDPDSDIPTNDPNLLKNRPILDRAIVISAGVIANLVFAYLVFVAQFTAVGIPETFNPQPGILVPQVISESSPAGQAGIRSGDILIAANGEPLGAGEESIPSFIQLIKDSPNQPVDLTVQRGTRELEVSVTPEIGADGSAVIGVQLQPNGDFGYRRPSNPIEVFTLAAQQFQDTLVRTVRGFVMLITNFGEMASQVAGPVKIVEQGAGLAKSSAAMLFPFTAIISINLAIINILPLPALDGGQLAFLAIEALRGGKPLPDRIQENVMQTGLVLLLGLGVFLIVRDTTQLEFFQNLR
- the ispE gene encoding 4-(cytidine 5'-diphospho)-2-C-methyl-D-erythritol kinase gives rise to the protein MRLYSLLAAAKINLYLEIVGHRPDGFHELIMVMQSVSLCDRITIRSLGVDEIRVRCDHPLVPADKTNLAYKAAALVVERFPGVMAKLGGVEITIDKHIPVGAGLAGGSSNAAAVLVGLDLLWNLGLTQAELQTLGAELGSDVPFCVSGGTAIATGRGEQLDPLPGIDGLHLVLAKYESEFVSTPWAYNTYRAEYGDTYLADTQSWQARQSQVRSGEMVGAVAHRNAHALAQHLCNDFEKIVLPAHPKTAALKATMAELGGLGTLMSGSGPSVFTLAESEAEAESLAASLRAALPDPDLGVWTAQFISSGVQLGG
- the rsmA gene encoding 16S rRNA (adenine(1518)-N(6)/adenine(1519)-N(6))-dimethyltransferase RsmA; translation: MFSQRPRKRFGQHWLTDEKVLHRMLEAAAVTRQDTVLEIGPGTGALTRWLLPLANAVVAVEIDRDLIRKLNHQFAKHDNFRLVPSDILELDIAAASQDKYFNYGVPNKVVANIPYYITGPILEKLLGTLAEPNPVPYDAIVLLVQKEVAERLYARPGRKAFGALSVRVQYLADCELVCPVPARAFQPPPQVDSAVVKLTPRPPVTPSDDLAGFDRLVKLGFGSKRKMLRNNLKGAIDRDDLEAIMTSLAIEPTARAEDLSVEQWVALSNTILKQSSSSG
- the psb29 gene encoding photosystem II biogenesis protein Psp29: MNNAPVRTVSDAKRDFYAHHTRPINSIYRRVVDELMVEMHLLSVNVDFAYDPIYALGIVTTFDRFMTGYLPENDTSSIFNALCRSINSTPEHYRGDAEAVKAGVNGMSLDDLKGQFDNLGEGGEGLRGILAKVANQDKFKYSRPFGIGLYTLVEAAASADALKDKESVEALFKELGEKLNMSTEKLQKDIELYRSNLEKFAQAQEVMKDMLAADRKKREERKKAAEAEAETITETVAVAPEAGEPSDS